From the genome of Helicobacter pylori, one region includes:
- the topA gene encoding type I DNA topoisomerase, producing the protein MKHLIIVESPAKAKTIKNFLDKNYEVIASKGHVRDLSKFALGIKIDETGFIPNYVVDKDHKELVKQIIELSKKASTTYIATDEDREGEAIGYHVACLIGGKLESYPRIVFHEITKNAILNALKTPRQIDMSKVNAQQARRFLDRIVGFKLSSLIASKITKGLSAGRVQSAALKLVIDKEREIKAFKPLTYFTLDAYFESHLEAQLISYKGNKLKAQELIDEKKAQEIKNELEKESYAVSSIVKKSKKSPTPPPFMTSTLQQSASSLLGFSPTKTMNIAQKLYEGVATPQGVMGVITYMRTDSLNIAKEALEEARNKILKDYGKDYLPPKAKVYSSKNKNAQEAHEAIRPTSIVLEPNALKDYLKPEELKLYALIYKRFLASQMQDALFESQSVVVACEKGEFKASGRKLLFDGYYKILGNEDKDKLLPNLKENDPIKLEKLESNAHVTEPPVRYSEASLIKVLESLGIGRPSTYAPTISLLQNRDYIKVEKKQISALESAFKVIEILEKHFEEIVDSKFSASLEEELDNIAQNKADYQQVLKDFYYPFMDKIEAGKKNIISQKVHEKTGESCPKCGGELVKKNSRYGEFIACNNYPKCKYVKQTENANDGVKQELCEKCGGEMVQKFSRNGAFLACNNYPECKNTKSLKSAPNAKEVIEGVKCPECGGDIALKRSKKGSFYGCNNYPKCNFLSNHKPINKRCEKCHYLMSERIYRKKKAHECIQCKERVFLEGDNG; encoded by the coding sequence ATGAAGCACCTTATTATTGTAGAATCCCCAGCAAAAGCTAAAACCATTAAAAATTTTTTGGATAAAAATTACGAAGTCATCGCCTCTAAAGGGCATGTTAGGGATTTATCCAAATTCGCTTTAGGCATTAAGATTGATGAAACAGGCTTTATCCCTAATTATGTCGTGGATAAAGATCATAAAGAGCTTGTCAAACAGATCATAGAGCTTTCTAAAAAAGCATCTACCACCTACATCGCTACTGATGAAGACAGAGAAGGGGAAGCGATAGGCTATCATGTGGCATGTTTGATTGGGGGGAAATTGGAGAGCTATCCTAGGATTGTTTTTCATGAGATCACGAAAAATGCGATTTTAAACGCTCTAAAAACCCCACGACAAATTGATATGTCTAAGGTCAATGCCCAACAAGCCAGACGCTTTTTAGATCGGATCGTGGGTTTTAAGCTCAGCTCGTTGATTGCATCAAAAATCACTAAAGGTTTGAGTGCTGGGAGGGTGCAGAGCGCGGCTTTAAAGCTTGTGATTGACAAAGAAAGGGAGATCAAAGCCTTTAAACCTTTAACCTACTTCACGCTAGACGCTTATTTTGAGTCGCATTTAGAAGCGCAACTCATTAGCTATAAGGGCAACAAACTCAAAGCCCAAGAGCTTATTGATGAAAAAAAAGCTCAAGAGATTAAAAACGAATTAGAAAAAGAAAGCTACGCTGTTTCTAGTATCGTTAAAAAATCTAAAAAATCCCCCACACCGCCCCCTTTCATGACTTCTACTTTACAGCAAAGCGCTTCCAGTCTTTTAGGCTTTTCACCCACAAAAACCATGAATATCGCTCAAAAATTGTATGAAGGCGTAGCCACCCCGCAAGGTGTTATGGGGGTGATCACTTACATGAGGACCGATAGCTTGAATATCGCTAAAGAAGCTTTAGAAGAAGCGAGGAATAAGATTTTAAAAGACTATGGCAAAGACTACTTACCCCCTAAAGCCAAAGTCTATTCCAGCAAGAATAAAAACGCCCAAGAAGCCCATGAAGCGATCAGGCCCACTTCTATTGTTTTAGAGCCAAACGCTTTAAAAGACTACCTTAAGCCTGAAGAATTAAAGCTCTATGCCTTAATTTACAAACGCTTCTTAGCTTCTCAAATGCAAGACGCTCTTTTTGAAAGCCAAAGCGTGGTTGTGGCTTGTGAAAAAGGCGAGTTTAAAGCGAGTGGCAGAAAACTCCTTTTTGATGGCTATTATAAAATTTTAGGCAATGAGGATAAGGACAAATTGCTCCCCAATTTGAAAGAAAATGACCCCATTAAATTAGAAAAACTAGAGAGCAACGCCCATGTTACAGAACCTCCAGTGCGCTATTCAGAAGCGAGTTTGATTAAAGTTTTAGAAAGTTTAGGCATAGGCAGACCCAGCACCTACGCCCCAACGATTTCCCTCTTGCAAAACAGAGACTACATCAAGGTAGAAAAAAAGCAAATCAGCGCTTTAGAGAGTGCTTTTAAGGTGATAGAAATTTTAGAAAAGCATTTTGAAGAAATCGTGGATTCCAAATTCAGCGCTTCTTTAGAAGAGGAATTAGACAATATCGCTCAAAATAAAGCCGACTATCAGCAAGTCTTAAAGGACTTTTACTACCCTTTTATGGATAAAATTGAAGCCGGGAAAAAGAATATCATCTCTCAAAAAGTGCATGAAAAAACCGGCGAATCATGCCCTAAATGCGGTGGGGAATTAGTCAAAAAAAATAGCCGTTATGGGGAGTTTATCGCTTGCAACAATTACCCTAAATGCAAATATGTCAAACAAACTGAAAACGCCAATGATGGAGTCAAGCAAGAATTGTGCGAAAAATGCGGAGGGGAAATGGTGCAAAAATTCAGCAGAAACGGGGCGTTTTTAGCTTGCAACAACTACCCTGAATGCAAAAACACCAAATCGCTAAAAAGCGCCCCTAACGCAAAAGAAGTCATAGAAGGCGTGAAATGCCCAGAATGCGGGGGGGATATTGCCTTAAAAAGGAGTAAAAAAGGCTCGTTTTATGGTTGCAACAATTACCCTAAATGCAATTTTTTATCCAACCATAAGCCCATCAATAAGCGTTGTGAAAAATGCCATTATTTGATGAGTGAAAGAATCTATCGCAAAAAAAAGGCGCATGAATGCATCCAGTGCAAAGAACGCGTATTTTTAGAAGGAGATAATGGCTAA
- a CDS encoding radical SAM protein produces MAKENLPIVFGPVLSRRFGKSLGVDLSPSKKQCNYNCIYCELGKAKPIERMEEVIKVETLISAIQKALNNLTAPIDVLTITANGEPTLYPHLLELIQSIKPFLKGVKTLILSNGSLFYEPKVQQALKEFDIVKFSLDAIDLKAFEKVDKPYSKDIDKILEGISRFSQIYQGQLVAEVLLIKGVNDSANNLKLIAAFLKKINTARVDLSTIDRPSSFKAPKLSEDELLKCSSFFEGLCVSLPKRSTAQAKKLISCGIDELLALISRRPLSAEEAPLILDPNTFKHLETLLNHQQITIKRVGSLEFYCAF; encoded by the coding sequence ATGGCTAAAGAAAATTTGCCTATCGTTTTTGGGCCTGTTTTATCCAGGCGTTTTGGGAAGTCTTTGGGCGTGGATTTATCGCCCTCTAAAAAACAATGCAATTACAATTGTATTTATTGTGAGTTGGGTAAAGCCAAGCCTATTGAACGCATGGAAGAAGTGATAAAAGTGGAAACCTTGATTAGCGCCATTCAAAAAGCCTTAAACAACCTTACTGCCCCCATTGATGTTTTAACCATTACCGCTAATGGCGAACCCACGCTATACCCTCATTTATTAGAGCTTATCCAAAGCATCAAGCCTTTTTTAAAGGGCGTTAAAACTTTGATTTTAAGCAACGGATCACTATTTTATGAGCCAAAAGTCCAACAAGCCTTAAAGGAATTTGACATCGTTAAATTTTCTTTAGACGCTATTGATTTGAAAGCCTTTGAAAAAGTGGATAAGCCCTATTCTAAAGACATTGACAAGATTTTAGAGGGGATTTCACGCTTTTCTCAAATTTATCAAGGGCAACTGGTGGCTGAAGTGTTGCTAATTAAGGGCGTGAATGATAGCGCGAACAACTTAAAACTCATCGCTGCATTTTTAAAAAAAATCAATACCGCTAGAGTGGATTTAAGCACCATAGACAGACCCTCAAGCTTTAAAGCCCCTAAATTAAGCGAAGATGAATTATTAAAATGCTCTTCATTTTTTGAAGGGCTTTGTGTGAGTTTGCCTAAACGATCCACTGCTCAAGCCAAAAAATTGATTTCTTGCGGTATAGACGAATTGCTCGCTTTGATTTCCAGGCGCCCTTTAAGCGCAGAAGAAGCCCCCCTAATACTAGATCCTAACACCTTTAAGCATTTAGAAACTTTATTAAACCACCAACAAATTACGATTAAAAGAGTCGGCTCTTTGGAGTTTTATTGCGCGTTTTAA
- the ppsA gene encoding pyruvate, water dikinase, with the protein MRYIKFFKELNNKNVNLVGGKNASIGEMFQELVPIGIKVPDGFAITSEAYWYLLEQGGAKQKIIELLENVDATEIDVLKIRSKQIRELIFGTPFPSDLRDEIFQAYEILSQQYHMKEADVAVRSSATAEDLPDASFAGQQDTYLNIKGKTELIHYIKSCLASLFTDRAISYRASRGFDHLKVALSVGVQKMVRADKGSAGVMFSIDTETGFKDAVFITSAWGLGENVVGGTINPDEFYVFKPTLEQNKRPIIKRQLGNKTQKMVYAPRGSEHPTRNIKTTKKEWQSFSLSDEDVLILAKYAIEIEKHYSKEAKQYRPMDIEWAKDGDSGEIFIVQARPETVQSQKTKEESQVFEKFKFKNPNEKKEIILQGRAIGSKIGSGKVRIINDLEHMNSFKEGEILVTDNTDPDWEPCMKKASAVITNRGGRTCHAAIVAREIGVPAIVGVSGATDSLYTGMEITVSCTEGEEGYVYAGIYEHEIERVELSNMQETQTKIYINIGNPEKAFSFSQLPNHGVGLARMEMIILNQIKAHPLALVDLHHKKSVKEKNEIENLMAGYANPKDFFVKKIAEGIGMISAAFYPKPVIVRTSDFKSNEYMRMLGGSSYEPNEENPMLGYRGASRYYSESYNEAFSWECEALALVREEMGLTNMKVMIPFLRTIEEGKKVLEILRKNNLESGKNGLEIYIMCELPVNVILADDFLSLFDGFSIGSNDLTQLTLGVDRDSELVSHVFDERNEAMLKMFKKAIEACKRHNKYCGICGQAPSDYPEVTEFLVKEGITSISLNPDSVIPTWNAVAKLEKELKGHGLTAP; encoded by the coding sequence GTGCGATATATCAAGTTTTTCAAAGAGTTGAACAATAAGAATGTGAATTTGGTTGGGGGCAAGAACGCTAGTATTGGTGAAATGTTTCAAGAATTAGTGCCTATTGGCATTAAAGTGCCTGATGGCTTTGCTATTACAAGCGAAGCGTATTGGTATCTTTTAGAGCAAGGGGGGGCTAAACAAAAAATCATAGAGCTTTTAGAAAATGTTGATGCCACGGAGATTGATGTGTTAAAAATCCGCTCCAAACAAATCAGAGAGCTTATTTTTGGCACGCCTTTTCCTAGCGATTTAAGAGATGAGATTTTTCAAGCTTATGAAATTTTAAGCCAGCAATACCACATGAAAGAAGCCGATGTGGCTGTAAGGAGCTCCGCTACTGCAGAAGATCTACCGGACGCTTCTTTTGCCGGGCAGCAAGACACTTATTTGAACATTAAGGGTAAAACAGAATTGATCCACTATATCAAATCTTGTTTAGCGTCGCTTTTTACCGACAGAGCGATTAGCTATAGAGCGAGTCGCGGGTTTGATCATTTAAAAGTCGCGCTGAGTGTGGGGGTGCAAAAAATGGTGCGAGCGGATAAAGGCAGCGCGGGCGTGATGTTTTCTATTGACACCGAAACCGGTTTTAAAGACGCGGTGTTTATCACTTCAGCGTGGGGGTTAGGCGAAAATGTGGTGGGCGGCACGATAAACCCTGATGAATTTTATGTGTTTAAGCCTACTTTAGAGCAAAACAAACGCCCCATTATCAAACGGCAGCTCGGCAATAAAACGCAAAAAATGGTCTATGCCCCAAGGGGTAGTGAACACCCCACCAGAAACATTAAAACCACCAAAAAAGAATGGCAATCCTTTTCATTGAGCGATGAAGATGTGCTGATTTTAGCCAAATACGCCATTGAAATTGAAAAACATTACTCTAAAGAAGCCAAACAATACCGCCCTATGGATATAGAATGGGCTAAAGATGGCGATAGTGGGGAAATCTTTATCGTTCAAGCACGCCCAGAAACCGTTCAAAGCCAAAAAACCAAAGAAGAAAGTCAAGTCTTTGAAAAATTCAAATTCAAAAACCCTAACGAAAAGAAAGAGATTATCTTACAAGGCAGAGCGATTGGGAGTAAAATTGGCTCAGGAAAAGTGCGCATCATCAATGATTTGGAGCACATGAATTCTTTTAAAGAGGGCGAAATTTTAGTTACGGATAACACCGACCCAGATTGGGAGCCTTGCATGAAAAAAGCGAGCGCGGTTATCACTAATCGTGGAGGGCGCACTTGCCATGCCGCTATTGTGGCTAGAGAAATTGGCGTGCCAGCTATTGTTGGGGTGAGCGGGGCGACTGATAGCCTTTATACCGGCATGGAAATCACGGTTTCTTGCACTGAGGGCGAAGAGGGCTATGTGTATGCAGGCATTTATGAGCATGAAATTGAAAGGGTGGAGCTTTCTAACATGCAAGAAACTCAAACAAAAATTTATATCAATATTGGAAACCCTGAAAAAGCCTTCAGCTTTTCTCAGCTCCCTAATCACGGCGTAGGGCTGGCTAGAATGGAAATGATTATTTTAAATCAAATCAAAGCCCACCCTTTAGCCTTAGTGGATTTGCACCACAAAAAAAGCGTGAAAGAAAAAAATGAAATTGAAAACCTTATGGCAGGCTATGCTAACCCTAAAGATTTTTTTGTGAAAAAAATCGCTGAAGGCATTGGCATGATCAGCGCAGCGTTTTACCCTAAACCTGTCATTGTAAGGACTAGCGATTTCAAATCCAATGAATACATGCGCATGCTTGGCGGCTCTAGCTATGAGCCTAATGAAGAAAACCCCATGCTTGGTTATAGGGGGGCTAGTCGGTATTATTCAGAGAGCTATAATGAAGCGTTTTCGTGGGAGTGTGAAGCCTTAGCGTTAGTGAGAGAAGAAATGGGCTTGACAAACATGAAAGTGATGATCCCCTTTTTGCGAACCATTGAAGAGGGTAAAAAAGTCCTAGAAATCTTAAGAAAAAACAATCTAGAATCCGGCAAAAACGGGCTTGAAATTTATATCATGTGCGAATTACCGGTGAATGTCATTTTGGCTGATGATTTCTTAAGCTTGTTTGATGGCTTTTCTATTGGCTCTAATGATTTAACCCAGCTCACTTTAGGCGTGGATAGAGACAGCGAATTAGTCAGCCATGTTTTTGATGAAAGGAATGAAGCGATGCTAAAAATGTTTAAAAAAGCGATTGAAGCTTGTAAAAGGCACAACAAATATTGCGGGATTTGCGGGCAAGCCCCAAGCGATTACCCTGAAGTAACAGAGTTTTTAGTCAAAGAGGGCATCACTTCCATTTCTCTAAACCCTGATAGCGTGATCCCCACTTGGAACGCTGTAGCCAAGTTAGAAAAAGAATTGAAAGGCCATGGCTTAACTGCACCTTGA